ATTATATGGAGGAAAATATCACAACAACAAGCAATTACAGTCTAATCCGCAGTTTGCCGTTTTGGGGGTTAATTATCTCTGTGCTGTATGCAAGCTCTTTTTGGGGATATTTGGTTTTTCATACCCTTGCTGAGCTGTTTTGTGTGATTATAGCATTTTGTATTTTTATTCTTTCCTGGAACACACGCCGGTATATGCAAAATAACTATCTTTTCTTTATTGGCATTTCATACCTTTTTATCGGCAGTCTTGATATATTGCACACACTTACCTATGAGGGTATGAATTTAATACACACTCACAGTACGGGAGAGACAATCGAAATATGGATTTCTACGAGATACATTGAGAGTATTTCCCTGCTTATTGCCCCACTACTCTTATACAAGAAAAGACTCAGCGCTTTTTATATATTTAGTGCTTATGTGATTGTGACCATGCTGGTGTTTGCCACAATTTTCATATGGAATAATTTTCCAGAATGTTATACAGAAAGAACCGGGCTTACCACATTTAAAAAATGCAGTGAATACCTCATTTGCTGCATTTTAGCAGTTTCATTGCTGCTACTGTTTAGGAGAAGGAGTTTTTTCGATAAAGATGTTTTAAGGCTATCTGCCGCCTCCATATCTTTTGCAATACTGACAGAGCTATGCTTTACAACTTACATTGGTTTATATGACTCGATTAACATGGCAGGCCATTTTTTTAAGGTGTTCTCCTACTATTTCATTTATAGAGCGATAGTTGTGACGGGCATTAATAAACCATTTGACCTGTTGTTCAGAACTCTGAAAATAAGCGAGGATTCCCTTCAAAAAATTAATACCGAACTCGAACAGAGGGTTGAAAACCGTACTATGTTGCTTTTGGAGGAGATTCATCAGCGGAAAAATATAGAGAGTAACCTTGCCCGTTTAAACCGTGTGTATGCCGTTGTAAGTGAGACAACTCATCTGATTGTGCACGTTTCCAATAAAGGAGAGCTACTGGATAAAATATGCAAGGTGGGTGTTGAACAGGGATCTTTCATGTTTGTAGCAATAATCAGATACAACGAGTATAACAATACTCTTGAACCTCTGACTTTTAACGGACATTCAGAGAGATATCCGGACTCAGTGACCCTCGTTTCAAAGTGTGATGACAAGAACCCTGATCCGGTTCAAAGAACCATTCAGACTGGTACCTTCTACATATGCAATGACATCAGTTCTAACGAACCCTGCGCTAAGAGGAAAGAAGAGGCGCTAAGGCAAGGGTATCAGTCTTATGCTGTGTTTCCCTTAAAAGTGTTTGAAAAAAACGAAGAAGCCATTATGTTTTACTCCGGGGAGCCGGATTTTTTTAGTGAAGAGGAAATCCATCTGCTTGATGAGTTATCCGGAGATGTTTCGTATGCTCTTGAAAATATGGAAAAGGAAAAGATAAAAAACCAGATAGAGCAGCAGAACAAAACGCTTGAAGAACAGCTTGTCCGTTCTCAGAAAATGGAGGTCATAGGGCAGCTTTCCGGTGGGATTGCCCATGATTTCAATAACATCTTATTTTCAATAACAAATTACATTTATCTCATGCTTAAGAACATGGATGAGGTACATCCACTAAGAAAATATGCCGAGGGCATACGGTTAGCCTCGGAAAAGGCATCTAATCTTACAAGGTCCCTTCTTGATTTCAGCAGAAAACAGGTAACTCAACCCAGAGTAGTTAATTTAAACGATGTTATATCGCACGTGGAGCCGATACTGAGGCGTCTGATTCCTGAGGAAACAGAGCTCAGAGTGGAACTAACAGATGATAACCCCAGCATAATGGCAGACCCCTCTCAATTTGAGCAGGTGCTTTTAAACCTTGTGGCCAATGCACGGGATTCCATGCCTGAGGGAGGATTTCTAATTATAAAAACTGTGCTTGTTCAGCTTGACAGGCCGTACATTGGTAAAAGTCGCCGTGATGTCAAAGGCCCGTATGCTCTTTTAGTTGTGACAGATACCGGCTGCGGAATGGATGCGGAGGTTATGAGCAGGATTTATGAGCCCTTCTATACGACTAAAGAGATTGGCAAAGGGACAGGTTTGGGACTTTCCACAGTGTATGGAATAGTGAAACAGCATAATGGCCTGATTAACGTCTATAGTGAGCCAGAATTAGGTACATCTTTTAAGGTGTATTTTCCGTTAGCAAATATCAGAGCTGAGCGGTTGAAGGTAGTGGAAAAGGTAGAGGTAAGGGGCGGCGATGAGACAATCCTGGTAGTTGAGGATGACCCTGAGGTTAGAAAGATTGTGGTAGAGCTGCTGCACGATGCCGGCTATAAAACTATAGAGACAGAAGACGGAAAGGAGGCTGTGGAAACTTATAAAACACACAGCGGAGAGATTCATATGGTAATACTGGACGTTATAATGCCAAAGATGAACGGAGAACAAGCCTACGATGAGATGAAAGCTGTAAAACCGAGTGTAAAAGCATTGTTTATGAGCGGCTACACCTTTGATGTTTTGTCAGGCAGGGAGTTCACAACAGAGAATTTTGACTTTATATCAAAACCGTTATTGGCAGAGGAGTTCTTGTCAAAAGTCAGGGAGATTCTTGATAAGTAGGGACAGGCGTACATAAGTGAGATAGTGTTGTCCCTTTTGCCGGAATACTAATTTGCCGTTGCAGCGCTTTAGAATGTTGTTTGTTATTTCAATGCCAAGGCCTGTCCCCCTTAGTGAATTAACTGCAAGCTCATTTCTGATAAACACGTAAACAAAGCGGGCATCTGACGACACTCTTATATTAACAAAGCCGTTTGAGTATTTAACTGCATTGTCAATGAGATTATACAGGATGTCTCCGATGTCGTTGGAATTTGCCGATATAACAAGCGGTTTAACATTTAAATGAAAGACGGTGTTGGTGTCAGAGAGTGCAAAGAACTCTGTTGCTTCTAAGATACAGTCCATCAGATTGACATCCTCCTTTACAGTTTTCCCCTTTTCTCTGAGCATTTTAAAGGTGCGTTTTAAATCACCCTCTATTTTTTCGGTAGTTGAAGAGAGCCTTTGAACAGCTCCTTTTTCGCAGGGATTTTCCTTTAGAATCTCAATATTTATTTTCAGAATTGAGAGAAAATTCCCTATCTTGTGGTTAAAAGAAAGAAGGAGCAGGTTAAGAAACCTCCCGCTGTGTTCAATGTCCCGTACAAATCTGGCAATAATCAAATACGTGATAAGAATCAGGGAAAGAAACAGCGAGGACTCTATCCCCAGAACTATAATGGCAAAATCCCTTATTTTATCCTCAAAGTATGCTCTTTTGACGTAAAAGTACATCAGGTTTCCGTTTACGTTTTCCTCGGCCAACAATGTCAAAGACCTCTCCTCAGTAAGTGTTTTATGGGTTGCCACGATATACTCCGGCAGTCCGCAAGATGTATTTTGCTTGTACTGGCGTATTGTTACAGAGAGTTTGTCTAATAAGAGTTCCTCCAGAGTTTTTCTGAAATACGTTACGCTTACAAAATTCAAAATAGCAAACCAAACCACACTGGTAAGCATAAATACAATCAGAATCTTGGTACCGGTGTGAAGTTGCTTCATACCAAGCTGCATTCAATCGCCTAATACCGAGTTGCAATCTAAACTATAATTTAAAGAGGAGATTACGACGTCGCTACGCTCCTCGTAATGACATATAGGGAAGCTCATGTACAAGCCCCACGCCGTCATTGCGAACCCCCGCAGGGGGTGTGGCAATCTCCTCTTTTGAGCGCAACTTGGTATAACTTCGTTGGCATGCGTCAAAAGCTCCTCAACGTACTAAAAGTACGCCTGCGTCGCTTTCTCCTTGCCGCCTTGTTATGCTTCTGACTGCAACTTGGCACAATAAGCCAGCACATCAGCAACAAAAGAGTCGGTAAGCCTTGAAACCGCTAAATAGTGTCAATGACAGCAAATTCAGGCTCATGAAGGGGTAAAAGAATATCAGCCATAGCTTTAACCTTAAGCAATATGTCGTAGGAGTCATAGACATTAACGTGGGTTCCCGGCGGAATAACCTCCATGTCCATTCCTCTTATAGCAGGGGGTGGGTTGAAATTTTCCATTATACAGCAAAACCCCGTGATAACGGCCTTACCTACCGGGGTTTCAACCATAACGCTCATACCGCCCTCGGTGTGGGCCGGAGTGTGAATCATGGTAATACCTGGCAGTATTTCAGTGTCTTTGGTAAGCGGTTTAATCTGCCCGCTTTCCTCCACCTCAACAATATAATCCTCCATGTAGCGGAAATCGAGAGGGTGGGGTTCATGGACTCTCACAAGCTCTTTTTCGTGGACGTAGATGTCAGCGTTTACACATTTATCATCGTTTTCGCAGTGGTCGTTATGTAAGTGTGTATGCAGGATAATGTTTATATCGGAGGGGGAGAGGTTCCATTTTGCAAGCCCCTCTTCAAAAGTATAAATCCTGGCGCCAATAGCTTTCTGGCGTGCTTCGGAACGCCCGGGAGCAGCCTCACCAGTATCAACGACAATTCTCACACCCTCGCCCTCTATCAGCCAGCAGTATATTGGGATGTTATACATTTGTCCATAGCCGAACTGATAGGTCATCATGGTTTTATCAAACAACTTT
The Nitrospirota bacterium genome window above contains:
- a CDS encoding N-acyl homoserine lactonase family protein — translated: MAQYKIHPIVMGSKLFDKTMMTYQFGYGQMYNIPIYCWLIEGEGVRIVVDTGEAAPGRSEARQKAIGARIYTFEEGLAKWNLSPSDINIILHTHLHNDHCENDDKCVNADIYVHEKELVRVHEPHPLDFRYMEDYIVEVEESGQIKPLTKDTEILPGITMIHTPAHTEGGMSVMVETPVGKAVITGFCCIMENFNPPPAIRGMDMEVIPPGTHVNVYDSYDILLKVKAMADILLPLHEPEFAVIDTI
- a CDS encoding response regulator, whose translation is MLYASSFWGYLVFHTLAELFCVIIAFCIFILSWNTRRYMQNNYLFFIGISYLFIGSLDILHTLTYEGMNLIHTHSTGETIEIWISTRYIESISLLIAPLLLYKKRLSAFYIFSAYVIVTMLVFATIFIWNNFPECYTERTGLTTFKKCSEYLICCILAVSLLLLFRRRSFFDKDVLRLSAASISFAILTELCFTTYIGLYDSINMAGHFFKVFSYYFIYRAIVVTGINKPFDLLFRTLKISEDSLQKINTELEQRVENRTMLLLEEIHQRKNIESNLARLNRVYAVVSETTHLIVHVSNKGELLDKICKVGVEQGSFMFVAIIRYNEYNNTLEPLTFNGHSERYPDSVTLVSKCDDKNPDPVQRTIQTGTFYICNDISSNEPCAKRKEEALRQGYQSYAVFPLKVFEKNEEAIMFYSGEPDFFSEEEIHLLDELSGDVSYALENMEKEKIKNQIEQQNKTLEEQLVRSQKMEVIGQLSGGIAHDFNNILFSITNYIYLMLKNMDEVHPLRKYAEGIRLASEKASNLTRSLLDFSRKQVTQPRVVNLNDVISHVEPILRRLIPEETELRVELTDDNPSIMADPSQFEQVLLNLVANARDSMPEGGFLIIKTVLVQLDRPYIGKSRRDVKGPYALLVVTDTGCGMDAEVMSRIYEPFYTTKEIGKGTGLGLSTVYGIVKQHNGLINVYSEPELGTSFKVYFPLANIRAERLKVVEKVEVRGGDETILVVEDDPEVRKIVVELLHDAGYKTIETEDGKEAVETYKTHSGEIHMVILDVIMPKMNGEQAYDEMKAVKPSVKALFMSGYTFDVLSGREFTTENFDFISKPLLAEEFLSKVREILDK
- a CDS encoding HAMP domain-containing histidine kinase, translating into MKQLHTGTKILIVFMLTSVVWFAILNFVSVTYFRKTLEELLLDKLSVTIRQYKQNTSCGLPEYIVATHKTLTEERSLTLLAEENVNGNLMYFYVKRAYFEDKIRDFAIIVLGIESSLFLSLILITYLIIARFVRDIEHSGRFLNLLLLSFNHKIGNFLSILKINIEILKENPCEKGAVQRLSSTTEKIEGDLKRTFKMLREKGKTVKEDVNLMDCILEATEFFALSDTNTVFHLNVKPLVISANSNDIGDILYNLIDNAVKYSNGFVNIRVSSDARFVYVFIRNELAVNSLRGTGLGIEITNNILKRCNGKLVFRQKGQHYLTYVRLSLLIKNLPDF